The following are from one region of the Thermococcus sp. genome:
- a CDS encoding MTH1187 family thiamine-binding protein — translation MVIVEFVIVPLGEKSLSRYVAEVVKLLERKGVKYQLTPMATIMEVSTVGEAFEIIEEAHELMFKLGAERVSTTVRIDDRRDKRVHMEDKVKSVLEKARGG, via the coding sequence ATGGTGATAGTTGAGTTCGTTATCGTGCCCCTCGGTGAGAAGAGTCTCAGCAGGTACGTCGCCGAGGTGGTAAAGCTTTTAGAGAGGAAAGGTGTTAAATACCAATTGACACCGATGGCAACTATAATGGAGGTTTCAACCGTAGGGGAGGCTTTCGAGATCATAGAGGAGGCTCACGAGCTCATGTTCAAACTGGGGGCGGAAAGGGTTTCAACCACGGTAAGAATCGACGACAGGCGCGACAAGCGGGTTCATATGGAGGACAAGGTGAAATCAGTCCTCGAAAAGGCCAGGGGTGGTTGA
- a CDS encoding TIGR00296 family protein: MYKIRDEWGEFLVRLARRAIEEYVKNGRTIKPPEDTPPELWEKMGVFVTINRRHAPPQMALRGCIGFPLPIYPLVEATIKAAIYAAVDDPRFPPVRESELNDLVIEVSVLTPPELIEGPPEERPMKIKVGRDGLIIEKGIYSGLLLPQVPVEWGWDEEEFLSQTCWKAGLPPDCWLDKDTRVYRFTAEIFEEEEPGGPVKRKPL, from the coding sequence ATGTACAAAATCCGGGATGAGTGGGGAGAGTTCCTCGTCAGGCTCGCGAGAAGAGCCATAGAGGAGTACGTTAAAAACGGCAGGACGATAAAACCGCCCGAGGACACGCCCCCCGAGCTGTGGGAGAAGATGGGCGTTTTTGTGACCATCAACAGGCGTCATGCTCCCCCGCAGATGGCACTCAGGGGATGCATTGGATTTCCACTACCGATCTACCCGCTAGTTGAGGCCACGATAAAGGCGGCGATATACGCCGCCGTCGACGATCCGCGCTTCCCGCCCGTGAGAGAGAGCGAACTGAACGACTTGGTTATTGAAGTGAGCGTCCTGACGCCACCAGAATTAATCGAGGGCCCGCCGGAGGAGAGACCGATGAAGATAAAGGTGGGCAGGGACGGCCTGATAATCGAGAAGGGCATTTACTCAGGCTTACTGCTCCCACAGGTGCCGGTAGAGTGGGGCTGGGACGAGGAGGAGTTTTTGTCCCAGACCTGCTGGAAGGCTGGTCTTCCGCCCGACTGCTGGCTTGATAAGGATACGAGGGTCTACCGCTTCACCGCCGAGATCTTTGAGGAGGAAGAGCCTGGAGGACCCGTCAAACGGAAGCCGCTGTGA
- a CDS encoding DUF373 family protein yields MVEIKALILAIDRDDDFGEKAGVEGPVIGRDACVDAALKLSLADPEDSDANVVYAAVKLYDSLKESGDFDDVQVALITGHPKVGVKSDLELARQLELVLERFPADGVITVTDGAEDEQIFPIITSKVPIISSHRVVVKQSEGIETTYYIIYRYLREILSDPEVAKVVLGIPGMILLLYGIARLIGVWYPDSVKIVSATITGTILLLIGGYFFTKGFRFNLRETIAKQFVFIISVVAGVLIISGGAINAYFRLEEYAKEIIGGWPGTPLLATLIYINAIGAPLIIGISVMIMGKTIQAYLRKDYHIWYYVSALLLMPALWITIDLTTRYAMAILTISDIDVFAKLLIAIADVAVAILVGIYMRGKVRGWERVEAGASA; encoded by the coding sequence GTGGTTGAGATTAAGGCCCTGATTCTCGCTATAGACCGCGATGACGACTTCGGAGAAAAGGCGGGTGTTGAGGGGCCCGTCATAGGGAGAGACGCATGCGTTGATGCAGCCCTAAAGCTCAGTCTGGCCGATCCAGAGGACAGCGATGCCAACGTTGTTTATGCCGCGGTTAAGCTCTACGACAGCCTGAAAGAGAGCGGGGATTTTGATGACGTCCAAGTGGCCCTCATAACCGGCCATCCAAAGGTGGGAGTAAAAAGCGACCTAGAGCTGGCCAGACAGCTTGAGTTGGTTCTTGAGAGGTTTCCAGCCGACGGCGTGATCACCGTAACCGACGGGGCAGAGGACGAGCAGATATTTCCAATAATAACCTCAAAGGTCCCCATAATAAGCTCCCACAGGGTAGTTGTCAAGCAGAGCGAAGGCATAGAAACGACGTACTACATCATCTACCGCTACTTGAGGGAGATACTCAGCGACCCGGAGGTCGCAAAGGTAGTTCTTGGGATTCCGGGAATGATACTCCTGCTCTATGGTATCGCAAGGCTGATAGGGGTCTGGTATCCGGACAGCGTCAAGATAGTCTCCGCCACGATAACTGGGACAATACTCCTCCTCATAGGCGGGTACTTCTTTACCAAGGGCTTCCGGTTCAACCTCAGGGAGACCATCGCAAAGCAGTTCGTATTCATAATCTCGGTGGTTGCCGGCGTCCTCATAATCAGCGGCGGCGCCATAAACGCCTACTTCCGGCTTGAAGAGTACGCAAAGGAGATAATAGGTGGATGGCCCGGGACACCGCTCTTGGCGACTCTCATCTACATAAACGCCATAGGCGCCCCGTTGATAATAGGAATATCAGTGATGATAATGGGAAAAACCATACAGGCCTACCTCCGGAAGGACTACCACATCTGGTACTACGTCTCGGCCCTGCTCCTGATGCCCGCGCTGTGGATAACGATAGACCTGACTACGAGGTACGCAATGGCCATACTCACTATATCCGACATAGACGTCTTTGCAAAGCTCCTCATAGCTATCGCCGACGTTGCCGTGGCGATTCTGGTTGGGATATACATGAGAGGAAAAGTTAGGGGATGGGAGAGAGTTGAAGCTGGAGCAAGCGCTTGA
- a CDS encoding P1 family peptidase, protein MKAPELGIKIGRYARGKRNSIADLGVKVGHSTIIEGEDIRTGVTVLLPPVKNPYEERLFSATFVMNGFSKPIGFTQVEELGYIETPVALTSTLSGYTVADALIDLWAEQNPSAISVNPLVMECNDGYLNDIKRCAVRKEHVFEAVKKASLDFEEGSVGAGTGMSAFEFKGGIGSSSRVVEIGGEEYTVASLVLSNFGKREDLTIAGVPVGHELRDYPGRGLSLGGSISIVVATDAPLTSRQLGRLAKRAVVGLARTGGYAYNGSGDIVLAFSTAQTVPRGKEVHSIGFLSDDALNRLFVGTAEATEEAIINSLLQAKTMKGRNGHVRYALPVDRLVEIMERYGRVEKA, encoded by the coding sequence ATGAAGGCTCCTGAACTTGGGATAAAAATCGGCCGCTATGCCCGCGGAAAGAGGAACTCCATCGCTGACCTGGGGGTCAAGGTCGGCCACTCAACGATAATCGAGGGGGAAGACATCAGAACAGGGGTTACCGTTCTCCTGCCACCGGTAAAAAATCCCTACGAGGAGAGACTTTTCTCAGCCACCTTCGTCATGAACGGCTTCTCCAAGCCGATAGGCTTTACCCAAGTCGAGGAGCTGGGTTACATTGAGACGCCCGTGGCCCTGACCAGCACCCTAAGCGGTTACACCGTGGCGGATGCCCTTATAGACCTCTGGGCCGAGCAGAACCCCTCGGCCATCTCCGTTAATCCCCTCGTCATGGAGTGCAACGACGGCTACCTGAATGACATCAAGAGATGCGCCGTGAGGAAGGAGCACGTCTTCGAGGCGGTCAAGAAGGCTTCGCTTGATTTCGAAGAGGGCTCCGTTGGCGCCGGAACAGGGATGAGCGCCTTCGAGTTCAAGGGTGGGATAGGCTCGTCATCGAGGGTTGTTGAGATAGGGGGTGAGGAATACACCGTTGCCTCTCTGGTTCTCAGCAATTTCGGCAAGAGGGAGGACCTAACCATTGCCGGGGTTCCCGTTGGTCACGAGCTGAGGGACTATCCGGGGCGGGGTCTTTCCCTCGGCGGGAGCATATCCATAGTGGTCGCGACAGATGCCCCACTGACGTCCCGCCAGCTGGGGAGGCTCGCAAAGAGGGCGGTTGTGGGCCTTGCCAGAACCGGCGGCTACGCGTACAACGGCAGCGGCGACATCGTTCTGGCATTCTCGACGGCACAGACGGTCCCACGGGGGAAGGAAGTGCACTCAATAGGTTTCCTCTCCGACGATGCCCTGAACAGGCTCTTCGTTGGGACGGCCGAGGCCACCGAGGAGGCGATAATAAACTCTCTCCTCCAGGCGAAGACGATGAAGGGGAGAAACGGACATGTGAGGTACGCCCTTCCGGTTGATAGGCTCGTGGAAATCATGGAGAGATACGGGAGGGTTGAGAAGGCCTAA
- a CDS encoding iron ABC transporter permease translates to MRMGPSKLFLLIPLIFLVIFFYVPLVSILKTGLWENGFTLKHISAVLANDYHRRVILFTIGQAIASTLLTLALGLPGAYIFAKYDFPGKGTIKAVLTVPFVMPSVMVALGYILLFGKSGLITGLLGRDLGIIYSWKGILLAHAFYNFPIVIRMVSSLWQRVNPHYEEAAMALGARGWTLFRKVTLPMISPAIFASAMLTFVFCFLSFSIPLIIGGYQYATIEVDIFTSIMVLLDFKTGSALAIIQILLSMGFMYLYLRALDAYAKREEQRVFRKPRPFTRRDWLSLKGLLVGIYSLIVFFFIVSPLLAVIYDSLRFNDAWSLEWYRRIFSTEYNPMFGATTLDAVRNSLTFGLATIFLSVLVALPIAYALHRWNFKGKRLFDVLVMLPLASSAITLGLGYIRVFHTTPLYFTAWIIIAAHTVIAYPFVLRSVSTSLKKIRPNLWEAALSLGAKEWRAFLRVELPLALGGVIVGAIFAFAISIAELGATYMLAKPEYTTMTVAIYKFLGARQFGSASALAVLLMAVSTLSFLVIERVGEEVW, encoded by the coding sequence ATGAGGATGGGGCCTTCGAAGCTCTTCCTGCTCATTCCGCTCATATTCCTGGTCATCTTCTTCTACGTCCCGTTAGTCAGTATTCTAAAAACCGGTCTCTGGGAAAACGGCTTCACACTCAAACACATCTCAGCGGTTCTGGCCAACGACTACCACAGACGCGTCATCCTCTTCACGATAGGACAGGCAATAGCTTCAACCCTCCTTACCCTGGCACTCGGCCTTCCCGGCGCGTACATATTCGCCAAGTACGACTTTCCGGGGAAGGGCACCATAAAGGCGGTTTTGACAGTCCCGTTCGTGATGCCCAGCGTGATGGTCGCGTTGGGCTACATACTCCTCTTCGGAAAGAGCGGCTTAATAACCGGCCTCCTCGGTCGCGATCTGGGCATAATCTACTCCTGGAAGGGCATCCTTCTGGCACACGCGTTCTACAACTTTCCGATAGTCATACGCATGGTCTCGTCGCTGTGGCAGCGTGTGAATCCCCACTACGAGGAGGCCGCGATGGCCCTGGGGGCGAGGGGCTGGACGCTCTTCCGCAAGGTCACGCTGCCGATGATATCCCCGGCGATTTTTGCCTCTGCAATGCTCACCTTCGTGTTCTGCTTCCTGAGCTTCTCTATTCCCCTCATAATCGGCGGCTACCAGTACGCCACGATAGAGGTGGACATCTTCACCTCGATAATGGTGCTCCTCGACTTCAAGACCGGCTCGGCTCTTGCCATAATCCAGATACTCCTCAGCATGGGCTTTATGTATCTCTACCTGAGGGCGCTCGACGCCTACGCCAAGCGCGAGGAGCAGCGCGTGTTTAGAAAGCCCCGCCCCTTCACGAGGCGCGACTGGCTGAGCCTCAAGGGACTGCTCGTTGGGATATACTCCCTGATTGTCTTCTTTTTCATAGTTTCTCCCCTCTTGGCGGTCATCTACGACTCCCTGCGCTTCAACGATGCCTGGAGCCTCGAATGGTACAGGAGAATATTCTCGACGGAGTACAACCCGATGTTCGGGGCAACAACGCTCGACGCCGTCAGGAACTCACTCACCTTCGGTCTGGCAACGATATTCCTCTCGGTTCTCGTGGCACTCCCCATAGCCTACGCCCTCCACCGCTGGAACTTCAAAGGCAAAAGGCTCTTCGATGTCCTGGTGATGCTTCCGCTGGCCAGCTCTGCCATAACCCTCGGTCTGGGCTACATAAGGGTCTTCCACACCACGCCCCTGTACTTCACCGCCTGGATAATCATAGCCGCCCACACCGTCATAGCATACCCCTTCGTGCTCCGCTCCGTTTCCACCTCCCTGAAGAAGATAAGGCCAAACCTCTGGGAGGCGGCGCTGAGCCTGGGAGCCAAGGAGTGGAGGGCATTCCTGAGGGTGGAGCTCCCGCTGGCTCTGGGAGGGGTCATCGTCGGCGCGATATTCGCCTTCGCCATAAGCATAGCGGAGCTGGGGGCGACCTACATGCTGGCCAAACCGGAGTACACCACGATGACTGTGGCTATATACAAGTTCCTCGGGGCGAGACAGTTCGGCTCGGCCTCCGCTCTGGCCGTTCTCCTTATGGCTGTCTCAACTCTGAGCTTCCTGGTAATCGAGAGGGTGGGTGAGGAGGTATGGTGA
- a CDS encoding ABC transporter ATP-binding protein, translating into MVRVELKGVLKEWEDFRLEISELDVKDGEFLTLLGPSGCGKTTTLRMIAGFEKPERGEILFNGRQVNDLPPYERGIGIVFQDYALFPHMTVFKNIAFGLEMKGLPRGEIERRVKWALELVGLEGLENRYPEQLSGGQQQRVALARALVVEPDVLLLDEPLSNLDAKIRERLRGEIKRIQRELGITTIYVTHDQEEAMAISDRIAVMNVGHVEQVGKPLELYYRPKTEFVARFLGLSNILELKAENGRACLGGLCFDVGREGRVRVFFRPESVHIKPGDTAEVLDYELLPGRIRLRLGIEGKVILAERFLDELPFSVEGMPERVGIEVRSFSVLEAK; encoded by the coding sequence ATGGTGAGGGTGGAACTGAAGGGAGTCCTCAAAGAGTGGGAGGATTTTCGGCTTGAGATAAGTGAGCTAGACGTCAAGGACGGCGAGTTTCTCACACTCCTCGGTCCGAGCGGCTGCGGAAAGACCACAACGCTCAGGATGATAGCGGGCTTTGAAAAGCCGGAGAGGGGTGAGATACTCTTCAACGGAAGGCAGGTGAACGATTTGCCGCCCTACGAGCGCGGGATAGGCATAGTCTTTCAGGACTACGCGCTGTTTCCACACATGACGGTCTTCAAGAACATCGCCTTCGGCCTTGAGATGAAGGGTCTTCCAAGGGGGGAGATAGAGAGAAGGGTGAAGTGGGCGCTTGAGCTGGTCGGTCTTGAGGGCCTCGAAAACCGCTACCCGGAACAGCTGAGCGGCGGCCAGCAGCAGCGCGTAGCCCTCGCGAGGGCCCTGGTCGTTGAGCCTGACGTCCTGCTCCTGGACGAACCCCTCAGCAACCTCGACGCCAAGATAAGGGAACGGCTGAGGGGGGAGATAAAGAGAATACAGCGCGAGCTGGGAATAACGACGATATACGTCACCCACGACCAGGAGGAGGCGATGGCGATAAGCGACAGGATAGCGGTGATGAACGTCGGTCACGTTGAGCAGGTGGGGAAACCTCTGGAGCTCTACTACCGCCCAAAGACCGAGTTCGTGGCGCGCTTTCTGGGTTTGAGCAACATACTGGAGCTTAAAGCCGAGAACGGTAGGGCCTGCCTCGGGGGGCTGTGCTTTGACGTCGGAAGGGAGGGGAGGGTGAGGGTCTTCTTCCGGCCCGAGAGTGTTCACATAAAACCCGGCGACACCGCGGAGGTTCTCGACTACGAGCTCCTCCCCGGAAGGATACGGCTGAGGCTCGGGATTGAGGGCAAAGTAATCCTCGCCGAGCGCTTCCTCGATGAGCTGCCCTTCAGCGTGGAAGGAATGCCGGAGCGCGTTGGCATCGAGGTGAGGAGCTTCTCGGTGCTCGAAGCAAAGTGA
- a CDS encoding deoxyribonuclease IV, which translates to MFKVDRLRFGTAGIPISTPKRSTLDGIVHVRNLGLDAMELEFVRGVNLKPELAKKIKYVARKHDILLTAHAPYYINLNAAEKAKVEASKKRIIQSAERLHQAGGWSVVFHAGYYLKQDPGKVYEKIRGEIKDIVKNLQDRGIEVWVRPELTGKPTQFGDLRELVKLSEEIEMVLPTIDFAHCHARNVGKFNTAEEWREMLSFMEDRLGREALDNMHIHISGINYTSKGERNHLNLQESDMNWEDLLRVLKEFRVRGVVISESPNIEGDAILMKKKYEEIRV; encoded by the coding sequence ATGTTTAAAGTTGACAGACTGCGCTTCGGAACGGCTGGAATACCCATCTCAACTCCAAAGCGCTCAACGCTGGACGGGATAGTCCATGTGAGAAACCTCGGCCTCGATGCCATGGAGCTTGAGTTCGTCCGGGGAGTCAACCTCAAGCCGGAGCTGGCGAAGAAGATAAAATACGTCGCCAGAAAGCACGATATTCTGCTGACCGCCCATGCTCCGTACTACATCAACCTCAACGCTGCGGAGAAAGCCAAGGTCGAGGCCAGCAAGAAGAGGATAATCCAGAGTGCGGAGAGACTCCACCAGGCCGGAGGCTGGAGCGTAGTCTTCCACGCCGGCTACTACCTCAAGCAGGACCCCGGCAAGGTTTACGAGAAAATACGGGGGGAGATTAAGGACATCGTAAAGAACCTTCAGGATCGGGGCATCGAGGTCTGGGTAAGACCCGAGCTTACCGGCAAGCCCACCCAGTTCGGAGACCTTAGGGAGCTCGTGAAGCTCAGCGAAGAGATTGAGATGGTTCTGCCAACGATAGACTTCGCCCACTGCCACGCCAGGAACGTGGGGAAGTTCAACACGGCGGAGGAGTGGCGCGAAATGCTGAGCTTTATGGAGGACAGGCTCGGCAGGGAGGCCCTAGACAACATGCACATCCACATAAGCGGCATAAACTACACATCGAAGGGCGAAAGGAACCACCTGAACCTTCAGGAGAGCGACATGAACTGGGAAGACCTCCTCAGGGTTCTAAAGGAGTTCAGGGTCAGGGGCGTGGTCATAAGCGAGAGCCCGAACATCGAGGGAGACGCAATCCTGATGAAAAAGAAATACGAGGAGATACGGGTTTAG